Below is a window of Komagataella phaffii GS115 chromosome 1, complete sequence DNA.
TACTATTATTGTCTATAACTTTACTACAAACTCAAAGCTGTTGCAAAACATTGTAAATCTCAGAGGAGACGGCCTCAAATGCTTCTGAAAGCTCAGATTCCGAAAATGCAACATTAATATGGATCATAAGCTCAGGCAGTAATGGTAGCTTTTCATGGTGAAGTATCCTCTTACATCTCGTTATTAGGATATTATGGTTGTTTAAAACTCTGTCTACAATTTGTTGTAAGATCTGAGACTCCCTGTTGTAATTTTCGTCGAAGTAACCGTGTTCATCTCCCCTCTGTACTATTTTCTCCATAGCAGATCCGGGACCACCATAACTCACCGGAAGATCGAGTCTGCTTCTCAAGTCACGATGCAATCGTAGATGTAGGATTGGAGATACGTCAGATGAAGTGATTATTACCAGCTTTTTGAGTTTCTGGCATTCTTTAAACTTTGAGTAAAGGAAATTAATACTGGATTGTAATCTTGACACGGAGTCATCTTCTTGGAGTAATCGAAGAGATACCGATGCAACTCTGGCAAAATAAGGTGGAATAGCTGCAGAAAACACATAGGCACTAGAGGAAATTAGCTGGTGATGTACCATGGCGTTTTCACCGACGCAGAATCCTCCAGAAGAACCCAGGGCGTAGGATAAAGCGCCGGTGGTCACCTCAACGTCTGTGCGAGGGATTCCGTATAATTCTGGCAATCCTCTACCAGTAGCACCTAGAACAccaattgaaagagtttCATCTAAGAACAGTCTGtacttgaactttttcttcagctcACATATACGACGCAAGTCTGGAGagtctccaaagttttgaaaaagaccTTCTGTGATAATAAATCTCCTAGTTAAAGGTCCTTCATCTAACATGGGCTTCAGATCAGCTAACACTTTCTCCAGGTTATCCATGTCATTATGGTTGAAATGGTAGGCGGTACATCTGGATAATTCGATTCCCTTTTGGGTTGCCAAAGCAATACCAGAGTCATACACAACAATATCAcctcttttcaaaaaacATGCTATAACTGACGGCACAGTACAGAAATCCTGGGAATACAATATGGCACGTTCAGCACCAAGAAATCGGGCTagatcttcttccaatcTAGCGTGAGCATCCTGTGTACCATAGAAGTTTGGAGGACCGCAGGCTCCAATTCCCGAAAAGGCGATCTGTTTCTTTGCAGcatcttttgtttcttcacGTTGGCTCATGTTCAGGAAATCATTAGAAGCAAGGTTGGCAACATTTTTTAAATGTTCGCCATTTGGAACCTGCAAC
It encodes the following:
- a CDS encoding Serine palmitoyltransferase 1 → MSTTTVTTTTILLPEYLENIYAEVETSFGRFLSLVREIPGGAIIINYIRASYKNDPYRSLFELALALFAIRYFLASKFSYNEKDMVKLSDKDIDELVEEWNPEPIVLPVSDKEQWQADSNPLVIGAVASRVELQVPNGEHLKNVANLASNDFLNMSQREETKDAAKKQIAFSGIGACGPPNFYGTQDAHARLEEDLARFLGAERAILYSQDFCTVPSVIACFLKRGDIVVYDSGIALATQKGIELSRCTAYHFNHNDMDNLEKVLADLKPMLDEGPLTRRFIITEGLFQNFGDSPDLRRICELKKKFKYRLFLDETLSIGVLGATGRGLPELYGIPRTDVEVTTGALSYALGSSGGFCVGENAMVHHQLISSSAYVFSAAIPPYFARVASVSLRLLQEDDSVSRLQSSINFLYSKFKECQKLKKLVIITSSDVSPILHLRLHRDLRSRLDLPVSYGGPGSAMEKIVQRGDEHGYFDENYNRESQILQQIVDRVLNNHNILITRCKRILHHEKLPLLPELMIHINVAFSESELSEAFEAVSSEIYNVLQQL